In one Pseudomonas sp. MM211 genomic region, the following are encoded:
- a CDS encoding aspartate aminotransferase family protein produces the protein MSMINGFGAADAARLSDREKSLIERRERLLGPAYRLFYERPLHTVRGEGVWLYDENGRAYLDAYNNVASIGHCHPRVVQAIAEQAARLNTHTRYLQEGILDYAENLLATFPAGLQQVMFTCTGSEANDLALRIARHYTGGTGVIITRFAYHGVTGDISSLSPSLGASIQLPAHARSVRAPDAYRLGAEQAGKLFAEDVRAAIADLRANGIKPAALLIDGIFASDGIFPGPQGCISEAVAIAQAEGLLYIADEVQCGFARTGEHMWGFQRHAVQPDLVSLGKPMGNGQPIAGVVVRPEVLEPFGRSMRYFNTFGGNPVSCAAGQAVLDVIRDEGLQQRSAQVGGYLLDELGKLRERHELIGDVRGAGMFLGVELVTNRASKKPAAEQTRRVVNGMRERGVLISAAGPLENILKIRPLLAFEKAHADLLVFALDEALQALA, from the coding sequence ATGAGCATGATCAACGGTTTCGGCGCCGCCGATGCGGCACGTTTGAGCGACAGGGAAAAAAGCCTGATCGAGCGTCGTGAACGGCTGCTTGGCCCCGCCTACCGGCTGTTCTACGAGCGCCCGCTGCACACGGTGCGCGGCGAGGGCGTGTGGCTGTACGACGAGAACGGTCGCGCCTATCTGGACGCTTACAACAACGTTGCGTCCATTGGCCATTGCCATCCGCGGGTGGTACAGGCCATCGCCGAGCAGGCGGCGCGCCTGAATACCCACACCCGCTATCTGCAGGAAGGCATTCTCGATTATGCCGAGAACCTGCTCGCCACCTTTCCCGCCGGCCTGCAGCAGGTGATGTTCACTTGCACCGGCAGCGAAGCCAACGACCTGGCCCTGCGCATCGCCCGCCATTACACCGGCGGCACCGGGGTGATCATCACCCGGTTCGCCTACCACGGCGTTACCGGCGATATTTCCTCTCTGTCGCCGTCGCTCGGTGCGAGCATCCAGCTGCCCGCCCATGCGCGCAGCGTGCGCGCGCCGGACGCCTATCGTCTGGGTGCCGAGCAGGCGGGCAAGCTGTTCGCCGAGGACGTACGCGCCGCCATCGCCGATCTGCGCGCCAACGGCATCAAGCCTGCGGCACTGCTGATCGACGGTATCTTCGCCAGTGATGGCATCTTCCCAGGCCCTCAGGGCTGCATCAGCGAAGCAGTGGCCATCGCTCAGGCCGAAGGGCTGCTGTATATCGCCGATGAAGTGCAGTGCGGTTTTGCCCGTACCGGTGAACACATGTGGGGTTTTCAGCGGCATGCCGTGCAGCCCGATCTGGTCAGCCTCGGCAAACCGATGGGCAATGGCCAGCCGATCGCCGGCGTGGTGGTACGCCCTGAAGTGCTCGAGCCCTTCGGGCGCAGCATGCGCTACTTCAATACCTTCGGCGGCAACCCGGTGTCCTGCGCCGCCGGCCAGGCCGTGCTGGATGTGATTCGTGACGAAGGCCTGCAGCAGCGTTCGGCGCAGGTTGGCGGCTATCTGCTCGATGAGCTTGGCAAGCTGAGAGAGCGTCACGAGCTGATCGGCGATGTACGCGGCGCCGGGATGTTCCTCGGCGTCGAACTGGTGACCAACCGGGCAAGCAAAAAACCGGCGGCGGAGCAGACGCGGCGGGTGGTCAACGGCATGCGTGAGCGTGGTGTGCTGATCAGCGCGGCCGGGCCACTGGAGAACATCCTAAAGATTCGCCCACTGCTGGCCTTCGAGAAGGCGCATGCGGATCTGCTGGTCTTTGCATTGGACGAGGCGTTACAGGCGCTGGCTTAG
- a CDS encoding YybH family protein, with product MNTITRNAADHASIEQTLKHWSQAVTDKDLPRIREHYCADVVAFDAVGQLQFKGRDAYMAHWQACMAACPGPTLFDVQQLHIELGQDLGFGYFLCHCGGINEQGEMQSSWMRVSQSYRKQNDHWLIAHEHFSIPFDMLTGQTAFGLQP from the coding sequence ATGAATACCATCACCCGGAACGCGGCGGATCACGCCAGCATCGAGCAGACGTTGAAGCACTGGAGCCAGGCCGTTACCGACAAGGATCTGCCACGTATCCGCGAACATTACTGCGCCGATGTGGTGGCTTTCGATGCAGTAGGGCAATTGCAGTTCAAAGGGCGCGATGCCTATATGGCGCACTGGCAAGCCTGCATGGCCGCCTGCCCAGGCCCTACCTTGTTCGATGTGCAGCAGTTGCACATCGAGTTGGGGCAGGATTTGGGCTTTGGTTATTTCCTTTGCCACTGCGGGGGGATCAACGAGCAGGGTGAAATGCAGTCTTCATGGATGCGCGTCAGTCAGAGCTATCGTAAGCAGAACGATCACTGGCTGATCGCCCATGAGCATTTCTCCATCCCCTTCGACATGCTCACCGGGCAGACGGCTTTCGGTCTGCAGCCATAG
- a CDS encoding tetratricopeptide repeat protein — protein MNRLSHLTTPLLLAFGILLMAGCASREDAAKPPATQDPAAAVTPEQQAGDDDFQRLSSMAQRGDLDSQFKLGSFYFVGNPQKDLKQAEYWWKQAADRGHAEAAVSLAYLYTGRDNPEFGNPQAMLKYLNQSASSGNPMAQHILGNLYMRGVQGVERDPNQARRLFQSACRQNYAASCKALDSKPGA, from the coding sequence ATGAACCGACTTTCACACCTGACCACTCCTCTGTTGCTGGCATTCGGCATCCTGCTGATGGCCGGTTGCGCCAGCCGGGAAGATGCAGCCAAGCCGCCCGCCACCCAGGATCCGGCCGCAGCAGTGACGCCTGAACAGCAGGCAGGTGACGACGACTTCCAACGCCTGAGCAGCATGGCGCAACGCGGCGACCTGGACAGCCAGTTCAAGCTCGGCAGCTTCTACTTCGTCGGCAATCCGCAGAAGGATCTCAAACAGGCCGAATACTGGTGGAAACAGGCAGCCGACCGCGGCCATGCCGAAGCCGCCGTCAGCCTCGCCTACCTGTACACCGGGCGCGACAACCCTGAGTTCGGCAACCCGCAAGCCATGCTCAAGTACCTGAACCAGTCCGCCAGCAGCGGCAACCCCATGGCTCAGCACATTCTCGGCAACCTTTATATGCGTGGCGTCCAGGGCGTCGAACGCGACCCGAACCAGGCCCGCCGCCTGTTCCAGAGCGCCTGTAGGCAGAACTACGCAGCCAGTTGCAAGGCGTTGGACAGCAAACCGGGCGCCTGA
- a CDS encoding SDR family NAD(P)-dependent oxidoreductase, giving the protein MSDQKTLLLTGASRGIGHATVKHFNAAGWRVFTASRHDWVAECPWAEGKLNHIHLDLEDIEHLEESLPLIREKLGGRLDALVNNAGVSPKGDEGQRLGVLGSDYATWIQVFNVNLFSTALLARGLFEELKAAKGSIINVTSIAGSRVHPFAGSAYAASKAALSALTREMAHEFGCHGVRVNAIAPGEIDTSILSSGTELIVERDIPMHRLGKPEEVASLVHFLCTSGAGYVNGAEIHVNGGQHV; this is encoded by the coding sequence ATGAGCGATCAGAAAACGCTGCTGCTGACCGGCGCCAGCCGCGGCATCGGCCATGCCACGGTGAAGCATTTCAACGCGGCCGGTTGGCGGGTGTTCACCGCCTCGCGGCATGACTGGGTGGCTGAATGCCCGTGGGCGGAAGGCAAGCTCAACCATATCCACCTGGATCTGGAGGACATCGAGCACTTGGAGGAGAGCCTGCCGCTAATACGCGAAAAGCTTGGCGGGCGCCTGGATGCACTGGTCAACAATGCCGGCGTGTCGCCCAAGGGCGACGAAGGCCAGCGCCTCGGCGTGCTGGGCAGCGACTACGCGACCTGGATCCAGGTGTTCAACGTCAACCTGTTCTCCACGGCCCTGCTCGCCCGCGGCCTGTTCGAAGAGCTGAAGGCAGCCAAGGGCAGCATCATCAACGTCACCTCCATCGCCGGTTCACGGGTGCACCCATTCGCGGGCTCGGCCTACGCTGCGTCCAAGGCCGCCCTCTCCGCCCTGACCCGGGAGATGGCCCATGAGTTCGGCTGCCACGGCGTGCGGGTCAATGCCATCGCTCCCGGTGAGATCGACACCTCGATTCTGTCCTCGGGCACCGAGCTGATCGTCGAACGCGACATTCCCATGCATCGCCTGGGCAAACCCGAGGAGGTGGCGTCACTGGTGCATTTTCTGTGTACCTCCGGCGCGGGTTACGTCAACGGCGCAGAAATTCACGTTAATGGCGGGCAGCACGTGTGA
- the garD gene encoding galactarate dehydratase, producing MELIQHLDSPRYIRLHADDNVGVVVNEQGVAAGGRFADGLEALEGIPQSHKVSLVAIPEGGNVVRYGEVIGYALNPIAAGTWVTEAVLRMPEPPVLDNLPKATIKAPAPAPLEGYTFEGFRNPDGTVGTRNILGVTTTVQCVVGVLDHCVDRVRKEILPKYPNVDDVVALSHSYGCGVAINAPDAVVPIRTLYNISRNPNLGGQALVISLGCEKLQANQLMDGDQLTNGMEEEEWLFRLQDSSTGFVGMVEEIMAMIEERLKVLDQRRRETVPASELVVGMQCGGSDAFSGITANPALGVASDLLVRAGATVMFSENTEVRDGIHLLTPRASTTEVADALIREMDWYDRYLERGMADRSANTTPGNKKGGLNNIVEKAMGSIAKSGNSPIVGVVSPGERIRGKGLYFCATPASDFICGTLQLAAGMNLHIFTTGRGTPYGLSMVPVIKVATRTQLAERWPDLIDVDAGQITSGRMTLDEMGWHIFQLYLDVASGRKQTWAEKHRLHNDLVLFNPAPVT from the coding sequence ATGGAACTCATTCAACATCTGGACTCCCCGCGTTACATCCGCCTGCACGCCGACGACAATGTCGGCGTAGTGGTCAATGAACAGGGGGTGGCGGCCGGTGGCCGTTTCGCCGATGGCCTGGAGGCGCTGGAGGGCATTCCGCAGAGCCACAAGGTATCGCTGGTGGCGATTCCCGAAGGTGGCAACGTGGTGCGCTACGGTGAGGTGATCGGCTATGCGCTGAACCCCATCGCCGCCGGCACCTGGGTGACCGAGGCGGTGCTGCGCATGCCCGAGCCGCCAGTGCTGGACAACCTGCCCAAGGCGACGATCAAGGCCCCTGCGCCGGCGCCGTTGGAAGGCTATACATTCGAAGGCTTCCGTAACCCGGACGGCACCGTCGGCACGCGCAACATCCTCGGCGTGACCACCACCGTGCAGTGCGTGGTCGGCGTGCTCGACCATTGCGTCGACCGCGTGCGCAAGGAAATCCTTCCCAAATACCCGAACGTCGACGACGTGGTGGCGCTGTCGCACAGCTACGGCTGTGGTGTGGCGATCAACGCGCCGGACGCCGTGGTGCCCATCCGTACCCTCTACAACATCAGTCGTAACCCCAACCTTGGCGGCCAGGCGCTGGTGATCAGCCTGGGCTGCGAAAAGCTGCAGGCCAATCAGTTGATGGATGGCGACCAGTTGACCAACGGCATGGAGGAGGAGGAGTGGCTGTTCCGCTTGCAGGATTCCAGCACCGGCTTCGTCGGAATGGTCGAAGAAATCATGGCCATGATCGAGGAGCGCCTGAAGGTGCTCGATCAGCGTCGTCGCGAAACCGTACCGGCTTCCGAGCTGGTGGTCGGCATGCAGTGTGGCGGTAGCGACGCGTTCTCCGGCATCACCGCCAACCCGGCCCTCGGCGTGGCTTCTGACCTGCTGGTGCGGGCTGGCGCCACCGTGATGTTCTCGGAAAACACCGAAGTGCGTGACGGCATCCACCTGCTTACCCCGCGTGCCTCGACCACCGAAGTGGCCGACGCGCTGATCCGCGAGATGGATTGGTACGACCGTTACCTGGAACGCGGCATGGCCGATCGCAGTGCCAACACCACGCCAGGCAACAAGAAAGGCGGCCTGAATAACATCGTCGAGAAGGCCATGGGCTCCATCGCCAAATCGGGCAACAGTCCGATCGTCGGCGTGGTTTCGCCGGGCGAGCGGATTCGTGGCAAAGGTCTGTACTTCTGCGCCACCCCGGCCAGCGATTTCATCTGCGGCACGCTGCAATTGGCGGCCGGCATGAACCTGCACATCTTCACCACCGGTCGCGGCACGCCCTATGGCCTGTCCATGGTGCCGGTGATCAAGGTAGCCACCCGCACGCAACTGGCGGAGCGCTGGCCGGACCTGATCGACGTCGATGCCGGGCAGATCACCTCGGGGCGCATGACCCTCGACGAGATGGGCTGGCACATTTTCCAGCTCTATCTGGACGTCGCCAGCGGCAGGAAGCAGACCTGGGCGGAGAAGCATCGCCTGCACAACGACTTGGTGCTTTTCAATCCGGCTCCAGTGACCTGA
- a CDS encoding 2-hydroxyacid dehydrogenase, protein MSRPNVLQVGRFPSRFNERLQRDYQLTRLWEQPKDFLAEHGADIDIVVTSARYGCSAEQLAQMPNLRAICSFGVGYDSIAVDDAKARGIPISTTPDVLNECVADTAIGLLIDTARQFSASDQHVRQGKWLKGQYPLTRKVSGKKLGIVGFGRIGKDIVKRAAGFDMEIRYHNRRPDPTTDYGYEADLKALAGWADFLVLACPGGASTHHLIDAAVLEALGPQGIVVNIARGSVIDEQALVAALQAGTLGGAGLDVFEDEPRVPDVLFEMPNVVLLPHVGSATEETRLAMENLVFDNLDAFIERGELVTPL, encoded by the coding sequence ATGAGTCGCCCCAACGTACTTCAGGTCGGTCGTTTCCCGAGCCGCTTCAACGAGCGTCTGCAGCGCGACTATCAACTGACCCGCCTTTGGGAACAGCCCAAGGATTTTCTCGCCGAGCACGGTGCCGATATCGACATCGTGGTCACCTCGGCTCGCTACGGTTGCTCGGCCGAGCAACTGGCGCAGATGCCCAACCTGCGGGCCATCTGCAGTTTCGGTGTCGGCTACGATTCGATTGCCGTCGATGACGCGAAAGCGCGGGGCATCCCCATCAGCACCACGCCGGACGTACTCAACGAATGTGTCGCCGATACGGCCATCGGCCTGCTCATCGACACCGCACGGCAGTTCTCCGCCTCCGATCAGCATGTGCGGCAGGGCAAATGGCTCAAGGGCCAGTACCCGCTGACCCGCAAGGTCAGTGGCAAGAAACTGGGCATCGTCGGCTTTGGCCGGATCGGCAAGGACATCGTCAAGCGTGCTGCCGGTTTCGACATGGAAATCCGCTACCACAATCGCCGTCCCGATCCGACCACCGACTATGGCTACGAGGCCGATCTCAAGGCGCTGGCAGGCTGGGCCGATTTTCTGGTGCTGGCCTGTCCCGGTGGGGCGTCGACCCATCATCTGATCGATGCTGCAGTGCTCGAGGCGCTTGGGCCGCAAGGTATCGTCGTGAATATCGCCCGGGGCAGCGTGATCGATGAGCAGGCGCTGGTCGCTGCATTGCAGGCCGGTACCCTAGGTGGTGCAGGGCTGGACGTGTTCGAAGATGAGCCGCGAGTGCCCGACGTACTGTTCGAGATGCCCAACGTGGTGCTCTTACCCCACGTTGGCAGCGCCACCGAGGAAACCCGGCTGGCCATGGAGAACCTGGTGTTCGATAATCTCGATGCCTTTATAGAGCGTGGTGAGCTGGTCACTCCGCTCTGA
- a CDS encoding GntR family transcriptional regulator: MKYPIDGLSHAYLGSGVYALLREALITGRFRPDDRLRIRDLAEQLGTSVTPVRDAILQLAKEKALVLKTPRDIRVPVLSQEQYAEIRSIRLALEGLAAETAAAKVTAEQLQVLESNIRDNLHAVHSGELVAALKLNQAFHFALADIAGMPLLRDVLDSLWMRTGPLIALAYGDFNERMAIEHHWEVLRALEKGDGAAARQAICTDILDGNQKMMEFIAQREATVA, translated from the coding sequence ATGAAGTACCCCATCGATGGTCTCAGCCACGCCTACCTGGGCAGTGGCGTTTATGCATTGCTGCGCGAAGCGCTGATCACCGGCCGCTTTCGGCCTGACGATCGCTTGCGCATCCGCGACCTGGCCGAGCAGTTGGGCACCAGCGTCACACCGGTGCGCGACGCCATTCTGCAACTGGCCAAGGAAAAGGCCCTGGTTCTCAAAACGCCGCGAGATATTCGCGTGCCGGTACTGAGCCAGGAGCAGTACGCCGAGATCCGCAGCATCCGTCTGGCGCTTGAAGGCCTGGCGGCGGAAACCGCAGCCGCCAAGGTGACGGCCGAGCAGCTGCAGGTGCTCGAAAGCAACATTCGCGACAACCTGCACGCCGTGCACAGCGGTGAACTGGTCGCTGCGCTGAAGCTCAATCAGGCTTTTCATTTTGCCCTGGCCGATATTGCCGGCATGCCGCTGCTGCGCGACGTGCTCGATAGCCTGTGGATGCGTACCGGCCCACTGATCGCCCTGGCCTACGGCGACTTCAACGAACGCATGGCCATCGAACATCATTGGGAAGTGTTGCGCGCCCTGGAAAAAGGCGACGGCGCTGCGGCGCGCCAGGCGATCTGCACCGATATTCTCGATGGCAATCAGAAGATGATGGAATTCATCGCTCAGCGCGAAGCCACGGTAGCCTGA
- a CDS encoding ABC transporter substrate-binding protein: MFKKTALLIAITCSAATLQAAEKLAVVSFGGDNKVVQEKAFYKPFEEREKVRIEASAYNGEMAKIKVMADTGQVTWDVVEVETPELIRGCSEGLFEPLNWASIGKREDFIPEAVSECGAGIFIWSTVLTYDSSKLKGTPTGWADFWDVKTFPGKRGLRRGAKFTLEFALLADGVAQADLYKVLGTDEGVERAFRKLDQIKSNIQWWEAGAQPLQWLAAGDVVMTSAYNGRVTTAQKEGRDFVMQWNGSLYDLDHWAIVKGSKNKELAEKFIAMASTPELQKVYAEGIPYGPTNIHTTAMIDPAIQSSLPTAPQNLKNARAMDIEFWIDHGEDLEQRFNAWASK; the protein is encoded by the coding sequence ATGTTCAAGAAAACCGCATTACTGATCGCCATCACCTGCAGCGCCGCGACCTTGCAAGCGGCGGAAAAGCTCGCCGTGGTTTCCTTCGGCGGCGATAACAAGGTGGTTCAGGAAAAAGCCTTCTACAAACCCTTCGAAGAGCGCGAGAAGGTGCGTATCGAAGCCTCCGCGTACAACGGCGAGATGGCCAAGATCAAGGTCATGGCCGATACCGGTCAGGTCACCTGGGATGTCGTAGAAGTGGAGACCCCGGAACTGATCCGTGGTTGCAGTGAAGGGCTGTTCGAGCCGCTGAACTGGGCAAGCATCGGCAAGCGTGAGGATTTCATCCCGGAAGCGGTGAGCGAATGTGGCGCCGGCATTTTCATCTGGTCGACGGTGCTGACCTACGACAGCAGCAAGCTCAAGGGCACACCGACGGGATGGGCGGATTTCTGGGATGTGAAGACATTCCCCGGCAAGCGTGGCCTGCGCCGTGGCGCCAAGTTCACGCTCGAGTTCGCCCTGCTCGCCGATGGCGTGGCGCAGGCCGATCTCTACAAGGTGCTGGGCACCGACGAAGGTGTCGAGCGGGCGTTCCGCAAGCTCGATCAGATCAAGTCGAATATCCAGTGGTGGGAAGCCGGTGCGCAGCCATTGCAGTGGCTGGCCGCCGGGGACGTGGTGATGACTTCGGCCTACAACGGTCGGGTTACCACCGCACAGAAGGAAGGCCGCGATTTCGTCATGCAGTGGAACGGCAGCCTCTACGACCTTGATCACTGGGCGATCGTCAAAGGCAGCAAGAACAAGGAGCTGGCCGAGAAATTCATCGCAATGGCCAGCACGCCGGAACTGCAGAAAGTCTACGCCGAGGGCATTCCCTACGGCCCGACCAATATCCACACGACCGCGATGATCGATCCGGCGATCCAGAGCAGCCTGCCAACGGCGCCGCAGAACCTGAAGAACGCACGGGCCATGGATATCGAGTTCTGGATCGACCATGGCGAAGATCTGGAGCAGCGTTTCAACGCCTGGGCCAGCAAGTAA
- a CDS encoding NAD(P)/FAD-dependent oxidoreductase, with product MFKQSAQHVGTYYAGTYPGPIPLRPALEASLDCDVLIIGAGFSGLHTGLRLALTGKRVVLLEASRVAWAASGRNGGQALLGWSCDMPPLEKALGLEGARRLWDSMCWAAEEMRELPGRHGFEVDYRLGSLWTAVQQRRVGQLREAQSEALHKWGYGDLRLIEGEELREWVDSPRYIAALHDARGAHLNPLKLAQGLAKAIEQAGGLIFEQSQVLDYAEVPGGYRARTARGEVRADVLVLACNAYLDDLDRSLSRRILPVGSYQVATAVLDPQLARSLLPHDSCVIDNQFVPDYFRLMPDNRLLFGGGCTYLGGLPSDVPAATRPYLERVFPQLAGVDIEFGWGGHIDVTMKRTPDIGRQGQRYWLQGFSGHGVLPTLAAARAVSDSILGDEQLLALYQRIGNPRFPGGSWLAAPLEAAGKAWYRLRDSI from the coding sequence ATGTTCAAGCAATCCGCCCAGCATGTCGGTACTTACTATGCCGGCACCTACCCCGGCCCGATTCCACTTCGTCCTGCTCTGGAGGCTAGCCTCGATTGTGACGTGCTGATCATCGGCGCTGGTTTCAGCGGTCTGCACACCGGCCTGCGCCTGGCATTGACTGGCAAGCGCGTGGTGCTGCTGGAGGCCAGTCGTGTTGCCTGGGCGGCGTCTGGGCGTAACGGCGGGCAGGCGTTACTGGGCTGGTCCTGCGATATGCCGCCGCTGGAAAAGGCGCTTGGCCTAGAGGGCGCGCGACGCCTCTGGGACAGCATGTGCTGGGCTGCCGAAGAAATGCGCGAGCTGCCCGGGCGCCACGGTTTTGAGGTTGATTACCGGCTTGGCAGCTTGTGGACTGCAGTCCAGCAGCGGCGTGTCGGTCAGTTGCGCGAGGCGCAGAGCGAAGCACTGCACAAATGGGGCTATGGGGATCTTCGCCTGATCGAGGGCGAGGAGCTGCGCGAGTGGGTCGATAGCCCGCGCTATATCGCAGCGCTGCACGACGCCCGTGGCGCTCATCTCAATCCGCTTAAATTGGCCCAGGGGCTGGCGAAGGCTATCGAACAGGCTGGCGGGCTGATCTTCGAGCAGAGCCAAGTGCTCGATTACGCAGAGGTGCCTGGCGGCTATCGTGCGCGTACCGCTCGAGGTGAAGTGCGGGCCGATGTGCTGGTGCTGGCGTGCAATGCCTATCTCGATGATCTGGACAGATCCCTGTCCCGGCGCATTCTGCCGGTGGGCTCCTATCAGGTGGCGACGGCGGTGCTCGATCCACAGCTGGCGCGTTCGCTGCTGCCCCATGACAGCTGCGTGATCGACAACCAGTTCGTCCCTGACTATTTCCGCCTTATGCCGGACAACCGCCTGCTGTTCGGCGGTGGTTGCACCTATCTGGGGGGCTTGCCCAGTGACGTGCCCGCGGCGACCCGGCCCTACCTGGAACGGGTGTTTCCGCAGCTCGCCGGTGTGGATATCGAGTTCGGCTGGGGCGGGCATATCGACGTCACCATGAAGCGCACACCCGATATCGGTCGCCAGGGGCAGCGTTACTGGCTGCAGGGATTTTCCGGGCACGGCGTGCTGCCGACCCTGGCCGCGGCGCGGGCGGTGAGCGATTCGATTCTTGGCGATGAGCAGTTGTTGGCACTCTATCAACGAATCGGCAATCCGCGTTTTCCCGGCGGCTCCTGGCTGGCTGCGCCGCTCGAAGCGGCTGGCAAGGCCTGGTACCGGCTGCGCGACAGCATCTGA
- a CDS encoding phosphotransferase, with amino-acid sequence MSLNTLVVHDPLLQAQPARVSPVRAGAIASECFGVLGAIRPLAGERDLNFQLSCADGSSYLLKISHPLENPQVVDFQNQALLHIQRADPELPVQRVYAARDGRYAVSVDIDGQQMLVRLFSFVEGLPLHQVAQRSSALRHNLGEAMARLDRALSDFHHPASSHELLWDMQQATRLRPLLQHIDDGELRDLVTQALDAFEGQAQPRYPQLRAQVIHNDLNPHNVIVDPLRPERLLNILDFGDMVHAPLINEVGVAAAYQLGSEGDVLAPALTFIAAYHRLNPLHDAELDILAELIATRLVMTISITAWRASLHPENRDYILRNVRQASASLRGLAAISSDTARNRIHQACQGALQP; translated from the coding sequence GTGTCGCTGAATACCCTGGTTGTGCATGATCCCTTGTTGCAGGCGCAGCCGGCCCGGGTCAGCCCGGTGCGGGCTGGCGCCATCGCCAGCGAATGCTTTGGCGTGCTGGGCGCGATCCGGCCGTTGGCCGGCGAGCGCGATCTGAATTTCCAGCTGTCTTGTGCGGACGGCTCATCCTACCTGCTGAAAATTTCCCATCCCCTGGAGAATCCCCAGGTGGTGGACTTCCAGAATCAGGCCCTGCTGCATATCCAGCGGGCCGATCCCGAACTCCCCGTGCAGCGTGTATATGCAGCGCGGGACGGGCGCTATGCGGTCTCCGTCGATATCGACGGGCAGCAGATGCTGGTGCGTCTGTTCTCCTTCGTCGAGGGCTTGCCGCTGCACCAGGTGGCACAGCGCAGTTCGGCGCTTCGTCATAACCTGGGCGAGGCCATGGCGCGGCTCGACCGCGCGCTGAGCGACTTTCACCATCCTGCCTCAAGCCATGAACTGCTGTGGGACATGCAGCAAGCCACACGGTTGCGGCCATTGCTGCAACACATCGATGACGGTGAACTGCGCGATCTGGTGACGCAGGCGCTGGATGCCTTCGAGGGCCAGGCACAGCCGCGTTACCCGCAGCTGCGTGCGCAGGTCATCCACAACGATCTCAACCCGCACAACGTCATCGTTGACCCCCTGCGTCCGGAGCGACTGCTCAACATCCTCGACTTCGGCGATATGGTGCATGCGCCGCTGATCAATGAAGTCGGCGTGGCAGCCGCCTATCAACTGGGCAGCGAGGGCGACGTGCTGGCGCCGGCGCTGACCTTCATCGCCGCTTATCACCGCCTCAATCCGCTACACGATGCCGAGCTGGATATTCTCGCCGAACTGATCGCCACGCGGCTGGTGATGACCATCAGCATTACCGCCTGGCGGGCCAGCCTGCATCCGGAAAATCGCGACTACATCCTGCGCAACGTTCGCCAGGCGAGTGCCAGTCTGCGTGGCCTGGCGGCCATCTCCAGCGATACGGCGCGCAATCGAATTCATCAGGCCTGTCAGGGAGCGCTGCAGCCATGA
- a CDS encoding helix-turn-helix domain-containing protein, giving the protein MDMQEEIEGLAILIRDLRKHKNLTLGELAARIGRSVGFLSQVERGLSRPTVADLTAISETLGVPTTYFYSLAKPRVLPWVTRPGERRTLYYAGGITDVLVSPSMSAGFSMLESHLAPGATSGDGHLNDSSEQGGFVLEGQLSIWLDDQPDPVTLGPNDSFQLPPHRHFRYANLTDQPARVLWVFR; this is encoded by the coding sequence ATGGACATGCAAGAAGAAATCGAGGGGCTCGCGATCCTGATTCGCGACCTGCGCAAGCACAAGAACCTGACGTTGGGTGAGCTGGCGGCACGTATCGGTCGCTCGGTGGGCTTTCTGTCCCAGGTCGAGCGTGGCCTGTCGCGGCCGACCGTGGCCGATTTGACCGCCATCAGCGAGACCCTGGGGGTGCCGACCACCTACTTCTATAGCCTCGCCAAGCCGCGGGTGTTGCCTTGGGTCACCCGGCCAGGGGAGCGCCGCACACTCTATTACGCCGGTGGGATCACCGATGTGCTGGTTTCGCCGAGCATGTCGGCCGGGTTCTCCATGCTGGAAAGTCACCTGGCGCCTGGTGCCACCAGTGGTGACGGGCACCTGAACGACAGTTCCGAGCAGGGCGGCTTCGTGCTCGAAGGGCAGTTGAGCATCTGGCTGGACGATCAGCCGGATCCCGTCACTCTGGGCCCCAACGACAGCTTCCAGTTGCCGCCCCATCGCCACTTTCGTTACGCCAACCTCACTGATCAGCCCGCACGGGTACTCTGGGTGTTCCGCTGA